In Mycobacterium stomatepiae, the following are encoded in one genomic region:
- a CDS encoding alpha/beta hydrolase → MANALPENAFTSPQALDPDLRKVARLLPRGYALHRGYKIQRAIMQVLGNAGRLRDVPVISVNEHVTVRMHRPAGLPERAPALLWIHGGGTIMGTAAQDDKFCRKLSRLTGVAIAAVEHRLAPEHPYPAPLEDCYAALLWLARQPSVDPDRIAVGGASAGGNFAAALAQRAHDSGDIELSYQMLVYPMLDDRTGANRDGPKRLMWTETDNQLAWQWYLDGADPVEAAPGRRPDLSGLAPAWIGVGTLDLFHQECLDYGRRLREAGVPVHEEVAPGAFHAFDHIVDKAPISAKFFASQRDHLWAALAAPADDQSR, encoded by the coding sequence ATGGCAAACGCGTTGCCCGAGAATGCCTTCACCTCGCCGCAGGCGCTGGATCCCGATCTGCGCAAGGTCGCCCGACTTCTGCCCCGGGGATACGCCCTGCACCGCGGCTACAAGATTCAGCGGGCCATCATGCAAGTCCTCGGTAACGCCGGCCGGCTCCGCGACGTCCCCGTGATCAGCGTCAACGAACACGTCACGGTGCGCATGCACCGTCCGGCCGGCCTTCCCGAGCGCGCACCCGCGCTGCTGTGGATCCACGGCGGCGGCACCATCATGGGCACCGCCGCCCAGGACGATAAGTTCTGCCGCAAGCTATCTCGCTTGACCGGTGTCGCGATAGCGGCGGTCGAGCACCGACTCGCACCCGAGCACCCATACCCGGCACCGCTCGAAGATTGTTATGCCGCGCTGCTCTGGCTGGCGCGCCAACCGTCGGTGGACCCGGACCGAATCGCGGTCGGCGGGGCAAGCGCCGGCGGAAATTTCGCGGCCGCGCTGGCGCAGCGCGCGCACGACAGCGGCGACATCGAGCTTTCCTATCAGATGCTGGTCTACCCGATGCTCGATGATCGCACCGGCGCAAACCGTGACGGTCCCAAGCGCCTGATGTGGACCGAAACGGACAATCAATTGGCCTGGCAGTGGTACCTCGACGGAGCAGACCCCGTCGAGGCGGCCCCGGGTCGCCGCCCGGACCTGTCCGGGCTGGCTCCGGCCTGGATCGGCGTCGGGACGTTGGATCTTTTTCACCAGGAGTGTCTGGACTATGGGCGGCGGCTGCGAGAGGCGGGCGTGCCCGTTCACGAGGAGGTCGCGCCCGGCGCGTTCCACGCGTTCGACCACATCGTGGACAAGGCGCCGATTTCGGCGAAATTCTTTGCCAGCCAGCGCGACCATCTCTGGGCGGCCCTGGCCGCGCCGGCGGACGACCAGTCCCGGTAA
- a CDS encoding WS/DGAT/MGAT family O-acyltransferase: MEHLSAFDATFLEVEDSDPHVSLAIGSVSIMAGPPPSYEEFVSIFAERAPQIPRCTQILRRHPLDLGSPEWADDPHFDISRHLHRLALPHPGDDAALFEMVASVMERRLDRERPLWECWIFEGLTDNRWAVLTKVHHCVADGIATTQILAKFSDSGGGDSFATAIRAAREPARHRVGLPKVNLNPLSWLGGVARSAFAAAAAVEHMAMGAAELTAGVLSGAPESSLNGPVTSLRRYSAARVRLADLQEVSRAFGVTLNDVALAAITASYREILLERGERPDHNSLRTLVPVSVRATNHFNMADNQVSAMLPLLPVDEADPMKQLQLVHSRLTRAKASGQREGGTALTAAAKNVPFAFTAWAVRLLSLLPQKAVVAVATNVPGPRDAQKLMGRQVLEILPIPPIALNVRTAVAMLSYADQFVFGITADYDTAPDIQDLASGIEDGVERLVAAGRTHRRRGRS, translated from the coding sequence GTGGAGCATTTAAGCGCTTTCGATGCCACTTTCCTCGAGGTCGAAGATTCCGATCCGCACGTGAGTTTGGCGATCGGCAGCGTGTCAATCATGGCAGGCCCTCCTCCCAGCTACGAGGAGTTCGTTTCGATTTTTGCCGAACGGGCGCCGCAAATTCCGCGCTGTACACAGATCCTGCGGAGGCATCCGCTGGATCTCGGCTCACCCGAGTGGGCGGATGATCCGCACTTCGACATCTCGCGGCACCTGCATCGTCTCGCCCTGCCACACCCTGGCGACGACGCCGCGTTGTTCGAGATGGTCGCCTCTGTCATGGAGCGACGGCTCGACCGCGAGCGCCCACTGTGGGAGTGCTGGATCTTCGAGGGGCTCACCGATAACCGGTGGGCCGTGCTGACCAAAGTCCATCACTGCGTCGCCGATGGGATCGCGACAACCCAGATCCTGGCAAAGTTCAGCGATAGCGGCGGCGGTGACAGCTTCGCGACCGCCATTCGCGCAGCCAGGGAACCGGCCCGGCATCGGGTAGGCCTGCCGAAGGTTAACTTGAACCCATTGAGCTGGCTGGGCGGGGTCGCGCGAAGCGCGTTTGCGGCGGCGGCCGCGGTCGAACACATGGCGATGGGTGCGGCCGAGCTGACGGCCGGTGTGCTCAGCGGGGCGCCAGAGTCGTCGCTGAACGGACCCGTCACGTCGCTGCGACGCTACAGTGCGGCCCGAGTTCGGTTGGCCGATCTGCAAGAGGTTTCTCGAGCATTCGGCGTCACACTCAACGATGTGGCGCTGGCGGCGATCACCGCCAGTTACCGCGAGATCTTGCTGGAGCGCGGAGAGCGGCCCGATCACAACTCGCTGCGCACGCTTGTTCCGGTTTCGGTCCGCGCGACCAATCACTTCAACATGGCCGACAATCAGGTCTCAGCAATGCTGCCGTTACTGCCGGTCGACGAGGCGGACCCGATGAAGCAGCTGCAGCTGGTGCACAGTCGTCTTACCCGGGCCAAAGCCAGCGGTCAACGCGAAGGAGGCACCGCGCTGACTGCGGCGGCGAAGAATGTCCCGTTCGCGTTCACGGCATGGGCCGTCCGCTTGCTATCGCTACTGCCCCAAAAGGCAGTTGTTGCGGTGGCGACGAACGTTCCCGGTCCGCGCGACGCGCAGAAACTGATGGGCCGCCAGGTGCTGGAGATCTTGCCGATCCCGCCGATAGCTCTCAATGTGCGCACCGCCGTTGCGATGCTCAGCTACGCCGACCAGTTCGTTTTCGGCATCACCGCCGACTATGACACCGCGCCCGACATCCAGGACCTGGCCAGCGGAATCGAAGATGGGGTTGAGCGGCTGGTTGCGGCAGGCCGCACGCATCGACGCAGAGGCCGCTCGTAG
- a CDS encoding SDR family oxidoreductase, with amino-acid sequence MAERLAGKVALISGGARGMGASHVRMMVAEGANVVFGDILDDEGKAVAAEVGDAARYLHLDVTKPDDWDAAVATALSEFGGVDVLVNNAGIINIGTFEDYALAEWQRILDINLTGVFLGIRAVVKPMKEAGRGSIINISSIEGMAGTIACHGYTATKFAVRGLTKSAALELGPSGIRVNSIHPGLIKTPMTDWVPDDIFQTALGRAAEPREVSSLVIYLASDESSYSTGSEFVVDGGCTAGLGHKDFSAIETNAQPEWVT; translated from the coding sequence TTGGCAGAACGATTGGCGGGAAAGGTCGCACTGATCAGTGGGGGTGCGCGGGGGATGGGCGCCTCGCACGTGCGGATGATGGTGGCCGAGGGAGCCAACGTCGTGTTCGGCGACATCCTCGACGACGAAGGCAAGGCGGTGGCCGCAGAGGTCGGCGACGCGGCCCGCTACCTGCACCTCGACGTGACGAAGCCCGACGACTGGGATGCGGCGGTGGCCACCGCGCTCAGCGAGTTCGGCGGTGTCGACGTGCTGGTGAACAATGCGGGCATCATCAACATCGGTACCTTTGAGGACTACGCGCTCGCGGAGTGGCAGCGGATCCTCGACATCAATTTGACCGGTGTGTTTCTCGGCATTCGCGCGGTGGTGAAGCCGATGAAGGAAGCCGGACGCGGTTCGATCATCAACATCTCCTCGATCGAAGGAATGGCCGGCACCATCGCCTGCCACGGTTACACCGCAACGAAATTCGCGGTGCGGGGCCTGACCAAGTCGGCTGCGCTGGAGCTGGGTCCCAGCGGAATCCGGGTCAACTCGATCCATCCCGGCCTGATCAAGACCCCGATGACCGATTGGGTTCCCGACGACATCTTCCAGACCGCGCTGGGCCGGGCCGCCGAACCTCGGGAGGTCTCCAGCCTGGTGATCTACCTGGCCAGCGACGAGTCCAGCTATTCCACCGGGTCGGAGTTCGTCGTCGACGGCGGTTGCACCGCGGGCCTGGGCCACAAGGACTTCTCCGCCATCGAGACCAACGCGCAACCGGAGTGGGTTACGTAG
- a CDS encoding 3-oxoacyl-ACP synthase III family protein, translating into MARHWLVMEAAGEGLPAPFVARLAGAGRHLPETHLTTDELMATTRHRTHIDLERLTGIRERRVSVGDEDSYTLATSAALNCLGTAQQDPASIDVVISCSITKLRGGLTQWLEPSMSSAVARGIVAPQAMTFDVSNACAGMLTGVTILNNWIRQGIVERGLVVSGEYISQLGRNAARHIRNIMSKELACLTLGDAGAALLLERAPAGSAGISLAGFTTVADYSRLCLAYPKGHDPGARMFTNSRAIQKAAIANTPLLLHEVLDTVGISIHDIDHVITHQTSARAIRKGMARMSEEFGDSPRHDAVITVDRYGNTASTTHTVALVEELEAGRIEAGERVALLALASGLEIGVVLLTLDEDLVSRYGHGH; encoded by the coding sequence ATGGCTCGGCATTGGTTGGTGATGGAGGCAGCCGGCGAAGGCCTGCCGGCGCCGTTCGTGGCGCGGCTGGCAGGTGCGGGACGGCACTTGCCCGAAACTCACCTGACCACAGACGAACTGATGGCGACCACGCGCCACCGTACCCACATCGATCTGGAACGGTTGACCGGGATCCGCGAGCGCCGCGTTTCGGTGGGAGACGAGGATTCCTACACTCTCGCCACGTCGGCGGCACTGAATTGCCTTGGTACGGCGCAACAAGACCCGGCGTCGATTGACGTGGTCATCAGTTGCAGCATCACCAAACTGCGTGGTGGTCTTACCCAATGGCTCGAGCCGTCGATGAGCAGTGCAGTCGCCCGCGGGATCGTTGCGCCCCAGGCGATGACGTTCGATGTGTCGAATGCGTGCGCCGGTATGCTCACCGGCGTAACGATTTTGAACAATTGGATCCGGCAGGGAATCGTCGAGCGCGGACTGGTGGTCAGCGGCGAGTACATCTCCCAGCTTGGCCGTAACGCGGCCCGACACATTCGCAACATCATGAGCAAAGAGCTTGCGTGCCTAACCCTCGGCGATGCCGGCGCGGCACTGCTGCTCGAGCGTGCACCCGCGGGCTCAGCGGGGATCAGCCTGGCCGGATTCACCACGGTCGCCGATTACAGCAGGCTGTGCCTGGCCTACCCCAAAGGTCACGATCCGGGTGCGCGGATGTTCACCAATTCCCGTGCCATTCAGAAGGCCGCGATCGCCAACACTCCGCTGCTACTGCACGAAGTCCTTGACACCGTGGGGATCTCGATTCACGACATCGATCATGTGATCACTCACCAGACTTCGGCGCGTGCTATTCGCAAGGGTATGGCCCGAATGTCGGAGGAGTTCGGCGACAGTCCCCGGCACGACGCTGTGATCACCGTCGACCGATATGGCAACACGGCCTCGACGACTCACACGGTGGCCCTCGTCGAGGAGCTCGAGGCGGGACGGATTGAGGCCGGGGAAAGGGTTGCGCTGCTCGCCCTGGCTTCGGGACTCGAGATCGGTGTGGTCTTACTGACCCTGGATGAGGATTTGGTGAGTCGCTATGGGCATGGTCATTGA
- a CDS encoding TetR family transcriptional regulator: MANPMGLRERRRRETSADIRDAAVRLALERGFDKVTIEEICAEAGISTRTFFNYFPNKESAIAYGPSDIPPELVADFVAAGPAPYSVVLAELITLAAHHLRDVPPLREQAAHMLELAKTSPAVLAAFLADLERFQLQLADIIVRRQDMKPDDEMAALISALALTAVRSGLEKWANSEPVDPDDTPMPYVERAAALVNSIFTE, translated from the coding sequence ATGGCCAACCCGATGGGACTGCGCGAGCGGCGTCGCCGCGAGACCAGCGCAGACATCCGAGATGCCGCGGTGCGGCTGGCCCTCGAGCGCGGCTTCGACAAGGTGACGATCGAGGAAATCTGCGCCGAAGCGGGAATCTCGACGCGCACGTTCTTCAACTACTTCCCGAACAAAGAGTCCGCCATCGCCTACGGCCCCTCGGACATCCCTCCCGAGCTGGTCGCGGACTTCGTCGCGGCCGGACCGGCTCCGTACTCGGTGGTGCTGGCCGAGCTGATCACCCTGGCCGCGCACCATCTGCGCGACGTGCCTCCGCTGCGTGAGCAGGCCGCCCACATGCTCGAACTCGCCAAGACGTCGCCCGCGGTGCTGGCCGCGTTCCTCGCCGACCTGGAGCGTTTCCAGCTTCAGCTGGCCGACATCATCGTGCGCCGCCAGGACATGAAGCCCGACGACGAGATGGCCGCCCTGATCTCCGCCCTAGCCCTGACCGCGGTGCGTTCGGGCCTCGAAAAGTGGGCAAACAGCGAGCCGGTAGATCCCGACGACACGCCGATGCCCTATGTCGAGCGGGCTGCCGCGCTCGTGAACAGCATCTTCACAGAGTGA
- a CDS encoding methylated-DNA--[protein]-cysteine S-methyltransferase yields MTARHTVIDSPLGGLTLVADEGVLTGVYFRHHWHPPTAEALGEYVELAAELSTTAYEVGQIVGRNPLSIVIPCHRVVGKDGALTGYAGGLKRKRFLLDLEEPAPAVAGKLF; encoded by the coding sequence ATGACTGCACGACACACGGTGATCGATAGCCCGTTGGGCGGGCTGACCCTGGTCGCCGACGAGGGCGTCCTGACGGGCGTGTATTTCCGGCATCATTGGCACCCGCCCACAGCGGAGGCCCTCGGCGAGTACGTCGAGCTGGCCGCCGAATTGAGCACCACCGCCTACGAAGTCGGTCAGATCGTCGGACGCAATCCGCTGAGTATCGTGATTCCGTGCCATCGGGTCGTCGGGAAAGACGGCGCGCTAACCGGCTACGCGGGTGGCCTGAAGCGCAAGCGTTTCTTGTTGGATTTGGAGGAGCCAGCTCCCGCGGTGGCTGGCAAGCTGTTCTGA
- a CDS encoding RNA polymerase sigma factor, which produces MKAAQDVKLPFEAVVAQHGATVLRVVHAVVGHSDADDAWSDTFLAALKAYPQLPADANVEAWLVTIAHRKAIDIARAAARRAIPVADAPDSPAGERTDRHDLDLETAVGALPPKQRQAVAYHYLAGLPYAQIATILDSSVAAARRAAADGIATLRRTYPVIDTARNDHDPD; this is translated from the coding sequence GTGAAGGCCGCCCAGGACGTCAAGTTGCCCTTCGAGGCTGTCGTGGCGCAGCACGGCGCGACGGTCTTGCGGGTCGTACACGCCGTGGTCGGCCACAGCGACGCCGACGACGCCTGGTCGGACACCTTCCTCGCGGCGCTGAAGGCCTACCCGCAACTGCCGGCAGACGCCAATGTCGAGGCGTGGCTGGTCACGATCGCCCACCGCAAAGCCATCGACATCGCTCGCGCGGCAGCGCGACGGGCCATCCCGGTCGCCGATGCCCCCGACTCCCCTGCCGGGGAACGAACCGATCGCCACGACCTCGACCTCGAAACGGCCGTGGGCGCGCTGCCACCCAAGCAACGGCAGGCCGTCGCCTATCACTATCTGGCGGGCCTGCCCTACGCGCAGATCGCGACGATCCTCGACAGCAGCGTTGCCGCTGCCCGCCGCGCCGCGGCCGATGGCATCGCCACCCTGCGGCGCACCTATCCCGTCATCGACACTGCAAGGAACGACCATGACCCCGACTGA
- a CDS encoding 3-oxoacyl-[acyl-carrier-protein] synthase III C-terminal domain-containing protein — translation MGMVIEQVDIAQARWRDRHSALRLAVSAAQDCLQHAGCTPNELDLVVNAGIYRDRNLGEPALAALIQDDIGANPEDPHDDAHGTFSFDIANGACGVLTALQIVDGFLRTRSIRRALVVASDADPGHGMSEHFPFSAAGAALLCGWTDDGYGLSHVSWVNANEAGEDEEIFSATVGFADARNVLRFNQSAAMDERFAAAAVEAVHACLDERSARLADVDMIVAAPARHEYRTALSDRLGVPVDKISIADDQRMHTAALAAAFERQADRLPGGALVLFVAAGAGITAGAALYRQPLSAGTES, via the coding sequence ATGGGCATGGTCATTGAACAAGTAGACATCGCGCAAGCACGGTGGCGTGACCGGCACAGTGCGCTGCGCCTTGCGGTCAGCGCCGCCCAGGATTGCCTGCAGCACGCCGGTTGCACGCCAAATGAATTGGACCTTGTGGTCAATGCCGGCATTTACCGTGACCGCAATTTGGGGGAGCCCGCCCTTGCCGCCCTGATCCAGGACGACATCGGAGCCAATCCCGAGGATCCCCACGATGACGCGCACGGCACTTTCTCCTTCGATATCGCCAACGGCGCGTGCGGGGTGCTGACCGCGTTGCAGATCGTCGATGGATTCCTGCGAACGCGCAGCATCCGGCGTGCACTTGTGGTGGCCAGCGACGCCGATCCGGGGCACGGCATGAGCGAGCACTTCCCGTTTTCGGCCGCCGGAGCGGCGTTGCTGTGCGGATGGACGGATGACGGTTATGGTCTTAGCCACGTTTCCTGGGTGAATGCCAACGAAGCAGGAGAGGATGAGGAGATATTTTCTGCGACAGTGGGATTCGCCGACGCGCGTAACGTATTGCGGTTCAACCAGTCTGCCGCGATGGATGAGCGATTCGCCGCGGCTGCCGTAGAAGCGGTGCACGCCTGCCTGGATGAGCGGTCCGCCCGGCTTGCCGACGTCGACATGATCGTCGCCGCACCCGCGCGGCATGAATATCGCACCGCGCTGAGCGACCGGCTTGGGGTGCCGGTCGACAAGATCAGCATCGCTGACGATCAACGGATGCACACCGCCGCGCTGGCGGCAGCATTCGAACGGCAGGCTGACCGACTGCCGGGGGGCGCGCTGGTGCTGTTCGTTGCCGCCGGTGCGGGCATTACCGCCGGTGCTGCCTTGTACCGTCAGCCGCTGTCAGCCGGGACGGAGTCGTAG
- the ppsA gene encoding phosphoenolpyruvate synthase — translation MSTNIIASQYVSDIADLRLADSEEAGGKGANMGELVDAGLPVPPGFVLMRSSYLASMQAGGVDLELAALHAEALAGVSNTSRLSELCQRMQNLVLKAGISEEVRGPLLDSYRALGSDCTVAVRSSATGEDGRDASFAGMNQTLTNVTGEPALLDAVKACWASLFSPRVITYRASRGFLATPAMAVVVQQMIASERSGVAFTSDPSTGERGHLVIEGALGLGEVVVSGKVQPDTYVVDKKTLDVLDVKIGYQAFKIERGPDGRDVVVELDPEQAEARVLDDASLRRIAELAIAVETHYGCPQDVEWAIAAGKAWLVQARPITTLNNHASDDQGTDGVLVRGLPAAPGSASGRVRVLHTPDEGNRLLDNEILVAPMTNPDWLPAIRRSTALVTETGGMTCHAAIVARELGVPCVVGARNATTILHDGQTVTVDGGHGNVSAGRRGTERRVTTAEPPARETVASETTGTKIYVNLAMPDTAESVAALDVDGVGLLRAEFLLTQALSGRHPRDLIARGEQDDLVDAMVASIGRIAAAFGTRPVIYRATDFRSNEFRGLRGGDSYEPVEHNPMIGYRGCYRYIKEPDLFGLELRALARVREQNPNLHLMIPFVRTRWELETCLSLVDVSPLGSQRGLHRWVMAEVPSVMYWLPEYIGLGVDGVSIGSNDLTQLILGVDRDSDICADLFDESDGAVLDAIGTIVAIARKHGITSSLCGQAPSTNPAFAEHLVRMGITSVSVNPDAVAATRRTVASAERRILLESARAVSN, via the coding sequence GTGTCGACGAACATCATTGCAAGTCAATATGTCTCAGATATAGCCGATCTGCGGCTCGCTGACTCGGAGGAGGCGGGCGGCAAGGGCGCTAATATGGGCGAACTGGTCGACGCCGGTCTCCCGGTTCCGCCTGGGTTCGTCTTGATGCGAAGCAGTTACCTGGCTTCGATGCAGGCGGGCGGAGTCGACTTGGAGCTGGCTGCACTCCATGCCGAGGCGTTGGCGGGGGTCAGCAACACGTCCCGACTGTCCGAACTCTGTCAGCGAATGCAAAATCTCGTCCTCAAGGCTGGCATCAGCGAAGAGGTGCGTGGTCCGTTACTCGATTCCTACCGTGCGCTGGGCTCGGACTGCACTGTGGCGGTTCGGTCTTCGGCCACTGGGGAAGATGGTCGTGACGCGTCCTTCGCCGGGATGAATCAGACATTGACGAACGTGACCGGTGAACCTGCGCTATTAGATGCCGTCAAGGCATGTTGGGCATCGCTTTTCAGCCCTCGCGTGATCACCTATCGAGCCAGCCGGGGCTTCCTGGCCACACCCGCAATGGCGGTCGTCGTCCAGCAGATGATCGCTTCTGAGCGTTCGGGGGTCGCGTTCACCTCCGATCCCAGCACGGGGGAGCGGGGCCATCTCGTCATCGAAGGGGCTCTCGGGCTGGGCGAGGTCGTGGTCTCCGGAAAGGTTCAGCCCGACACCTACGTCGTCGACAAGAAGACGCTAGACGTGCTAGATGTCAAGATCGGCTACCAGGCATTCAAGATTGAGCGCGGTCCCGACGGCAGGGACGTGGTCGTGGAGTTGGATCCCGAACAGGCCGAGGCGCGTGTGCTCGACGACGCATCATTGCGGCGTATCGCCGAACTGGCCATTGCTGTTGAAACCCACTACGGATGCCCCCAAGATGTTGAGTGGGCGATCGCGGCCGGTAAGGCCTGGCTGGTGCAAGCACGACCTATTACGACACTGAACAACCACGCGTCCGATGATCAGGGAACCGACGGCGTCTTGGTTCGAGGGTTGCCCGCGGCGCCAGGCTCTGCGTCCGGCCGGGTGCGGGTTCTGCACACTCCGGACGAAGGCAACCGCTTGCTCGACAACGAGATACTGGTCGCTCCGATGACCAACCCGGATTGGCTTCCGGCGATCCGTCGTTCGACTGCGCTCGTAACCGAGACAGGCGGCATGACGTGCCATGCAGCGATCGTGGCGCGCGAGCTCGGTGTCCCCTGTGTGGTGGGAGCCCGCAATGCGACCACCATTCTGCACGACGGCCAGACGGTCACGGTCGACGGCGGACACGGAAATGTCAGTGCCGGACGCCGTGGCACGGAGAGGCGGGTGACGACGGCCGAGCCACCCGCACGGGAGACGGTCGCCAGCGAGACCACCGGCACCAAGATCTACGTCAACCTGGCCATGCCCGACACTGCCGAATCGGTCGCGGCCCTCGATGTCGACGGCGTCGGGCTGCTGCGCGCCGAATTCCTGCTCACCCAGGCGCTTTCGGGAAGACATCCACGCGATCTCATCGCGCGTGGCGAGCAGGACGATCTGGTCGACGCGATGGTTGCCTCGATCGGTCGGATAGCTGCCGCATTTGGGACTCGGCCCGTCATCTATCGTGCGACCGATTTTCGGAGCAACGAATTCCGCGGCCTACGTGGCGGCGATTCCTACGAGCCCGTCGAACACAATCCGATGATCGGGTATCGCGGGTGCTACCGATACATCAAGGAACCAGATCTGTTCGGTCTGGAGCTCCGGGCACTGGCCAGGGTGCGCGAGCAGAATCCCAACCTGCACTTGATGATCCCATTCGTGCGGACGCGCTGGGAACTGGAAACATGCCTATCCCTTGTCGATGTGAGCCCGCTGGGCTCTCAGCGCGGCTTGCATCGCTGGGTGATGGCGGAAGTGCCATCGGTGATGTACTGGCTGCCCGAGTACATCGGCCTTGGCGTGGACGGCGTGTCCATCGGTAGCAACGACTTGACCCAACTGATCTTGGGGGTCGACCGCGACTCCGACATCTGCGCCGATCTATTCGACGAATCAGACGGCGCCGTGCTCGACGCCATCGGCACCATCGTGGCGATCGCGCGCAAACACGGCATCACCTCATCGTTGTGCGGTCAGGCACCATCGACCAATCCGGCGTTTGCTGAGCATCTAGTTCGCATGGGAATCACGTCGGTTTCGGTCAACCCCGACGCGGTCGCGGCGACCCGGCGAACTGTTGCCTCCGCCGAACGACGGATATTGCTGGAATCAGCGCGTGCAGTGAGTAACTAG
- a CDS encoding MmpS family transport accessory protein, with protein sequence MRNAWLPLLIVAVVVVGGFAVVRVKSFFGANDTGVMTSPRLDDSKPFKPKVVKYEVFGSASHANVNYLDLSADPKRIDGAPLPWTLVLKTTAPSVFPNLSAQSDGDYLGCRITIDDEIKDEKITTGVHALTFCLVKSA encoded by the coding sequence GTGCGGAACGCCTGGTTGCCGCTCCTGATCGTGGCGGTTGTGGTAGTCGGCGGCTTTGCCGTGGTGCGGGTCAAGTCTTTCTTCGGTGCCAATGACACCGGCGTCATGACGAGCCCGCGGCTGGACGACTCCAAGCCGTTCAAGCCCAAGGTCGTCAAATACGAAGTCTTCGGCTCGGCCAGCCACGCAAACGTGAACTACCTGGATCTGTCCGCCGACCCCAAGCGAATCGACGGAGCGCCACTGCCCTGGACGCTGGTCCTCAAAACGACCGCGCCGTCGGTCTTCCCGAACCTCTCGGCGCAAAGCGATGGCGACTACCTCGGTTGCCGCATCACCATCGATGACGAAATCAAGGACGAGAAGATAACCACCGGCGTGCACGCCCTGACCTTCTGCCTGGTGAAATCCGCATGA
- a CDS encoding methylated-DNA--[protein]-cysteine S-methyltransferase: protein MTPTDLAHHYAVDPDRLQRLHARLEREAQADGLLDIAYRTVDSAVGPLLLAATPLGLVRVAFANEDPDGVLLTLSERISPRVLEAPTRLDPIARQLDEYFAGRRHSFDVALDWTLSHGFRRTVLEHLNDEISYGATASYAALARLAGSPKAVRAVGSACASNPIPIVVPCHRVIRSDGAVGAYRGGADAKRVLLDLEREG from the coding sequence ATGACCCCGACTGACCTCGCGCACCACTACGCCGTCGACCCGGATCGTCTGCAACGCCTGCACGCGCGTCTGGAGCGAGAGGCTCAGGCCGACGGCCTGCTCGACATCGCCTATCGCACGGTGGACTCCGCCGTCGGGCCGCTGCTGCTGGCGGCCACCCCGCTCGGACTGGTGCGGGTGGCCTTCGCCAACGAGGATCCGGACGGCGTGCTGCTGACGCTCTCGGAGCGGATAAGCCCGCGGGTGCTCGAGGCGCCGACGCGGCTCGATCCGATCGCGCGTCAGCTAGACGAATACTTTGCCGGCCGCCGGCACAGCTTCGATGTGGCGCTGGACTGGACACTGTCGCACGGGTTTCGGCGCACGGTCCTCGAACACCTCAATGACGAGATCAGCTATGGCGCCACGGCGAGCTACGCGGCGCTGGCGCGACTGGCCGGCTCCCCCAAGGCGGTACGCGCCGTGGGCAGCGCGTGCGCGAGCAACCCGATCCCGATCGTCGTGCCCTGCCATCGGGTGATCCGGTCCGACGGAGCCGTCGGTGCCTACCGGGGCGGAGCCGACGCCAAGCGGGTGCTGCTCGACCTCGAGCGGGAGGGATGA